From a region of the Flavobacterium branchiarum genome:
- a CDS encoding NfeD family protein, whose amino-acid sequence MEILENLDPLLRAFWFIAIPTSLIFTIQTILTFIGIDSFDGVDFEFDSHNSFHPFSLRNLINFLLGFSWTGISFYSTISNRILLVVLALAVGIIFVVLFFLIIKQLQKLTEDNTFKITNTLNKTAEVYLTIPENKKGKGKIMISVNGSFHELEAMTENNTIPSGSTVKVVRIENDNILIVEII is encoded by the coding sequence ATGGAAATATTAGAAAATTTAGACCCGTTGCTCCGAGCATTTTGGTTTATCGCCATACCTACAAGTTTAATTTTTACCATTCAGACCATTTTGACGTTTATCGGTATTGACTCATTTGATGGAGTGGATTTTGAATTTGACTCCCACAACTCATTTCATCCATTTTCTTTAAGAAACTTAATTAATTTTCTTCTAGGTTTTAGCTGGACAGGAATTTCTTTTTATTCAACTATCTCCAATCGAATTTTACTTGTGGTGCTAGCATTAGCAGTTGGAATTATATTTGTTGTTTTGTTTTTCCTTATTATTAAACAGCTTCAAAAATTAACGGAAGACAATACTTTTAAAATTACAAATACATTAAACAAAACTGCCGAAGTTTACCTAACAATTCCAGAAAACAAAAAAGGAAAAGGTAAAATTATGATTAGTGTAAATGGTTCTTTTCATGAATTAGAAGCAATGACTGAAAACAATACAATACCATCAGGTTCGACAGTAAAAGTAGTAAGAATAGAAAACGATAACATTCTAATAGTAGAAATAATTTAA
- a CDS encoding 6-pyruvoyl trahydropterin synthase family protein — protein MSNIRITKQFSFETGHALYGYDGKCKNVHGHSYKLSVTVIGSPITDRNNVKYGMVIDFSDLKKIIKEEIVDQFDHATVFNETTPHIELANELKNRGHHVILVDYQPTSENMVVDFSARIVKRLPTNISLFSLKLQETESSFAEWYASDNL, from the coding sequence ATGAGTAATATCAGAATAACAAAACAATTTAGTTTCGAAACAGGGCACGCACTTTATGGTTATGATGGAAAATGTAAAAATGTTCACGGACATAGTTATAAGCTTTCTGTAACAGTTATTGGTTCGCCAATTACTGATCGTAATAACGTAAAGTACGGAATGGTAATTGATTTTTCGGATCTAAAGAAAATTATAAAAGAAGAAATCGTAGATCAGTTTGATCATGCTACGGTTTTTAATGAAACAACACCGCATATTGAATTAGCAAATGAACTAAAAAACCGTGGTCACCATGTTATTTTAGTTGATTATCAGCCTACAAGTGAGAATATGGTTGTTGATTTTTCTGCAAGAATTGTCAAAAGATTGCCAACAAATATTTCTCTTTTCTCTTTAAAACTTCAAGAAACAGAATCATCATTTGCAGAATGGTACGCAAGCGATAATTTGTAA
- a CDS encoding enoyl-CoA hydratase/isomerase family protein: MSSENQYGSLHTIIQNNIATVAFYHPASNSFPRILLNKLTAEIDSLSKNSAVTVIILKSEGNGAFCAGASFDELLAVENEEQGAAFFSGFAHVINAMRNCSKLIIGRIHGKSVGGGVGIAAACDYAFATQESAVKLSELAIGIGPFVIEPAVSKKIGKTAMVELTLAAHEWKSATWANHKGLFAKVLENEVELDKELSHFALKLASYNPEALLEMKKIIWQGTENWGSLLLERAQISGKLVLSDFTKSALLQFKK; encoded by the coding sequence ATGAGTTCAGAAAATCAATACGGTTCCCTTCATACCATAATACAAAATAATATAGCAACAGTTGCTTTTTATCATCCTGCGAGTAATTCTTTTCCTAGAATTTTGCTAAATAAACTAACTGCTGAAATTGACAGTTTGAGTAAAAATTCGGCTGTTACAGTAATCATTTTAAAAAGTGAGGGCAATGGTGCTTTTTGTGCTGGTGCTTCTTTTGATGAACTTCTGGCAGTTGAAAATGAAGAGCAAGGAGCAGCGTTCTTTTCTGGGTTTGCACATGTTATCAATGCCATGAGAAATTGTTCAAAATTAATTATTGGACGTATTCATGGTAAATCAGTTGGGGGAGGAGTTGGTATTGCCGCTGCTTGTGATTATGCTTTTGCTACACAAGAGAGTGCTGTGAAACTCTCCGAATTAGCGATCGGAATTGGACCTTTTGTTATTGAACCTGCTGTTTCTAAAAAGATTGGGAAAACGGCAATGGTAGAGCTGACACTTGCTGCTCACGAATGGAAATCGGCAACTTGGGCAAACCATAAAGGGCTTTTTGCAAAAGTATTGGAAAACGAAGTGGAATTGGACAAAGAATTGTCTCATTTTGCATTGAAATTGGCAAGTTACAATCCAGAAGCATTATTAGAAATGAAAAAAATTATCTGGCAAGGAACTGAAAATTGGGGCTCGTTACTTTTGGAACGCGCTCAGATTTCAGGTAAATTAGTTTTGTCAGATTTTACAAAATCTGCTTTATTACAATTTAAAAAATAA
- a CDS encoding lipid A deacylase LpxR family protein has translation MIPKKVLSIILIFIVSFAFAQSRTQEIGFVTDNDLYTSSKNDKYYTNGLEFFYRFLSKNNTEKVNKKITEFRIGQYIYNPHTINAEDIALNDRPFAGYLFAGVGRNVFYQNESVLKADFQLGFVGKNSFGEEMQQQFHNFFQYRAVHGWQHQIQNALAIQTHLLYSMKLFPNKDYNYIDFNFQSEANLGTIFTGVKTGFMTRIGFKNLVPIYDSNLHGASMSKNVVQQSEFYFYAIPSINCQIYDATIQGSLFNDNSPVTYNLRPLRFNAEAGLKYRKNSLNLSYAFIYRSKEIKNDVNTGYFYGSIQVSYLLK, from the coding sequence ATGATACCAAAAAAAGTATTAAGTATTATCTTGATTTTCATAGTGTCTTTTGCTTTTGCACAAAGTAGAACACAAGAGATCGGTTTTGTCACAGATAATGACTTATATACTTCGTCTAAAAATGACAAGTATTATACCAATGGATTAGAGTTTTTTTATAGATTCTTATCTAAGAATAATACTGAAAAAGTAAATAAAAAAATCACTGAGTTTAGAATAGGTCAGTATATTTATAATCCACATACTATAAATGCTGAAGACATTGCTTTAAACGATAGGCCTTTTGCAGGTTATCTTTTTGCGGGAGTTGGTCGAAATGTTTTTTATCAAAATGAATCCGTATTAAAAGCGGATTTTCAGTTGGGTTTTGTTGGGAAAAATTCATTTGGAGAAGAGATGCAACAACAGTTTCATAACTTTTTTCAATATAGAGCTGTTCATGGTTGGCAACATCAGATTCAAAACGCTTTAGCAATTCAAACACATTTGTTGTATTCTATGAAGTTGTTTCCAAATAAGGATTACAATTATATTGATTTCAATTTTCAATCAGAAGCTAATTTAGGGACAATTTTCACAGGAGTAAAAACCGGTTTTATGACCAGAATTGGTTTTAAAAACTTAGTTCCCATTTATGATTCCAATCTACATGGCGCTTCGATGAGTAAAAACGTAGTGCAACAAAGTGAGTTCTATTTTTATGCAATTCCAAGTATCAATTGTCAAATTTACGACGCTACCATCCAAGGAAGTCTGTTTAATGATAATAGTCCAGTAACATACAATTTAAGACCACTTCGTTTCAATGCGGAAGCAGGTCTGAAATACAGAAAGAATAGTCTTAACCTATCCTATGCATTTATTTATAGAAGTAAAGAAATAAAAAATGATGTTAATACAGGTTATTTCTATGGCTCAATCCAAGTTTCTTACCTGTTAAAATAG
- a CDS encoding NAD(P)/FAD-dependent oxidoreductase, producing MELSYWELKNWFTNVDFTIVGSGIVGLHAGLRLRERFPKAKILILEKGMLPQGASTKNAGFACFGSLSEIIDDLKSHSEEEVIKLIEKRWKGLQLLRKRLGDHAIDFKPYGGYEIFLKDDEVGYNECLSKLPFVNEILKPFFKTDVFAKEIDSFSFKGIHEYLVFNPFEGQLDTGNMMQALLKEAIEADILILNQQTVTSYFDKGNAVEVVLGDFVFTTTKILFATNGFANKLTDGGVKPARAQVLITEPIHDLEIKGTFHLDKGYYYFRNVGDRILLGGGRNLDFDTETTTEFGRTEIIQNKLEDLLKNVILPNQKIDIAHRWSGIMGVGSSKNPIVTQLSENVYCGVRLGGMGVAIGSLIGTELADLI from the coding sequence ATGGAATTGAGTTATTGGGAGCTTAAAAATTGGTTTACAAATGTAGATTTCACTATTGTTGGTAGTGGAATAGTGGGCTTGCACGCAGGATTACGCTTACGCGAAAGGTTTCCAAAAGCTAAAATTTTGATACTCGAAAAAGGAATGTTACCTCAAGGAGCAAGTACAAAAAATGCTGGATTTGCTTGTTTTGGCAGTCTATCTGAAATTATTGATGACTTAAAATCTCACTCAGAAGAAGAGGTAATCAAACTTATTGAAAAACGTTGGAAAGGATTGCAATTATTACGTAAGCGGTTGGGAGATCATGCTATCGATTTTAAACCTTATGGTGGATATGAGATATTTTTAAAAGATGATGAAGTGGGATATAACGAATGTTTAAGTAAATTACCTTTTGTAAATGAAATTCTAAAACCTTTTTTTAAGACCGATGTTTTCGCGAAAGAAATAGATAGTTTTTCGTTTAAAGGGATTCATGAATATTTGGTTTTTAATCCTTTTGAAGGACAATTAGATACGGGTAATATGATGCAGGCATTGCTTAAAGAAGCAATTGAAGCTGATATTTTAATTCTGAATCAACAAACGGTTACTTCCTACTTTGATAAGGGGAATGCTGTAGAGGTAGTGTTAGGAGATTTTGTTTTTACTACAACTAAAATTCTTTTTGCTACTAATGGGTTCGCAAATAAGCTCACTGATGGAGGAGTAAAGCCTGCAAGAGCGCAAGTTCTAATTACAGAACCTATTCATGATCTAGAAATTAAAGGTACTTTTCACTTAGATAAAGGATACTATTATTTTAGAAATGTGGGAGATAGAATTTTATTAGGAGGTGGTAGAAATCTTGATTTTGATACAGAAACCACTACTGAATTTGGACGTACAGAAATAATCCAAAATAAATTGGAAGATTTGTTGAAAAATGTAATTTTACCAAATCAAAAAATTGATATTGCCCACCGATGGAGTGGGATAATGGGAGTGGGAAGTAGTAAAAATCCAATTGTGACTCAATTGTCTGAAAACGTATATTGTGGCGTTAGATTAGGAGGGATGGGAGTAGCAATTGGTAGTTTAATAGGAACAGAATTAGCAGATTTAATATAA
- the mtgA gene encoding monofunctional biosynthetic peptidoglycan transglycosylase, with the protein MATKKAAPKKTTTSKSKPTSKKNNRSFGSKIIRFFCKLLLWFFGISIFFVVFFKYVPVPFTPLMVIRGIENKIAGKENYFSHDWEPIENISMNLQKAVIASEDGTFLKHNGFDFKALQKAYKSNERGRKIRGGSTISQQTAKNVFLWQGKSYFRKGLEAYFTVLIELVWGKERIMEVYLNSIEMGDGVYGAEAAAQHWYRKSAKSLTPIQAAGIAAILPNPRKFKATGSSSYINRRKNKIVKVMRSVGKIEY; encoded by the coding sequence ATGGCGACTAAAAAAGCAGCACCAAAAAAAACAACAACAAGTAAATCAAAACCAACTTCTAAGAAGAATAATCGGTCGTTTGGTAGTAAAATAATCCGTTTCTTTTGCAAATTACTTTTGTGGTTCTTTGGTATATCAATATTTTTTGTTGTCTTTTTTAAATACGTTCCAGTACCTTTTACACCTTTAATGGTAATTCGAGGTATCGAAAATAAAATAGCAGGTAAAGAGAATTATTTTAGTCACGATTGGGAACCAATCGAAAATATATCCATGAATTTGCAAAAAGCAGTTATTGCGAGTGAAGATGGAACTTTCTTGAAGCATAATGGTTTTGATTTTAAAGCACTACAAAAAGCATATAAGAGTAATGAGCGTGGTAGGAAAATACGAGGAGGAAGTACTATATCGCAACAAACAGCCAAAAATGTTTTTTTATGGCAAGGTAAAAGTTATTTCCGTAAAGGACTCGAAGCCTATTTTACAGTTCTAATCGAACTGGTGTGGGGAAAAGAGCGTATCATGGAAGTGTATCTTAATAGTATCGAAATGGGAGATGGTGTTTATGGAGCAGAGGCAGCCGCGCAACATTGGTACCGTAAAAGCGCAAAGAGTCTTACTCCTATTCAGGCTGCAGGAATAGCCGCTATTCTGCCTAATCCACGAAAATTTAAAGCAACAGGTTCCTCAAGCTATATTAATAGAAGAAAAAATAAAATTGTTAAAGTAATGCGTAGCGTTGGTAAAATTGAATATTAA
- a CDS encoding UDP-2,3-diacylglucosamine diphosphatase, giving the protein MQLPNNKKVYFASDQHFGAPTPELSFPREQKFVAWLDEVKKDAEAIFLLGDLFDFWFEYKTVVPKGFIRVLGKLAEIRDSGIPVYFFVGNHDLWMNDYFQTELNIPVYHDNMEFTFGEKTFLIGHGDGKGPGDKGYKRMKKVFTNPFSKWIFRWLHPDIGVKLAQYLSVKNKLISGDEDVKFLGEENEWLVLYAKRKLETKHYNYFVFGHRHLPMILPVGQDSNYVNLGDWIGYFTYGVFDGETFELKKFEK; this is encoded by the coding sequence ATGCAATTACCCAATAATAAAAAAGTTTATTTTGCTTCCGATCAACATTTTGGAGCACCTACACCTGAATTAAGTTTTCCTAGAGAACAAAAATTTGTTGCGTGGCTAGATGAGGTAAAAAAAGATGCTGAGGCTATTTTTTTATTAGGCGATCTATTCGATTTTTGGTTCGAATACAAAACGGTTGTTCCTAAGGGATTTATCCGAGTTTTAGGTAAACTAGCTGAAATTCGTGATAGCGGTATTCCTGTATATTTCTTTGTAGGGAATCATGATTTATGGATGAATGATTACTTTCAAACAGAACTTAATATTCCTGTTTATCATGATAATATGGAATTTACTTTTGGAGAAAAAACATTTCTTATAGGACATGGTGATGGAAAAGGTCCTGGTGATAAAGGGTATAAAAGAATGAAAAAAGTCTTTACAAATCCATTCTCAAAATGGATTTTTAGATGGCTTCATCCTGATATTGGTGTGAAATTAGCACAATATTTATCTGTAAAAAATAAGTTGATTTCTGGTGATGAAGATGTCAAATTTTTAGGTGAAGAAAATGAATGGTTGGTATTGTATGCCAAACGTAAATTGGAAACGAAACATTATAATTACTTCGTTTTTGGACACCGTCATTTGCCTATGATTCTTCCTGTAGGTCAAGATTCTAATTATGTAAATCTTGGCGATTGGATTGGATATTTCACTTACGGAGTTTTTGATGGAGAAACATTTGAACTCAAGAAATTCGAAAAATAA
- a CDS encoding flotillin family protein: MTPIIIIAVAAVVLFATISALISRYKRCPSDKILVIYGRTGGTSAKCIHGGGAFIWPVIQDYAFLDLKPLSIEANLTNALSRQNIRVDVPCRFTIAISTEADSMNTAAERLLGLSSEQIQELAKDILFGQLRLVIATMTIEEINSDRDKFLDNISKNVDSELKKIGLKLINVNVTDIKDESGYIEALGKEAAAKAINEAKISVAEQEKIGETGKALADREKDTQIAETHRDRDVKIAITQKDREISIATAAKDETIGKAEAERDTRVKTSEANAIAIEGENQARIAIANSEALRREKEAESLRIAITAEKVQQAKALEESYVAEQIAELARSERERSTQIANIVVPAEIAKQRAIIEAQAAAETIRENAKGEADAIFAKMEAEAKGLFEILTKQAEGYKEVVAAAGGDPSKAFQLLLLEKLPELVSIQVEAVKNIKIDKITVWDSGSGQNENGNSSTANFVSGMMKTVPPLNDLFNMAGLNLPTYLKGTDSPDEQIIKQQEE; this comes from the coding sequence ATGACGCCTATAATTATCATTGCCGTTGCAGCCGTAGTTTTGTTTGCAACTATCTCCGCCTTAATATCAAGATACAAACGTTGCCCATCTGACAAAATTTTAGTCATTTACGGAAGAACTGGTGGTACATCTGCTAAATGTATCCATGGTGGTGGTGCTTTTATCTGGCCAGTAATTCAAGATTATGCATTCTTAGATTTAAAGCCTTTATCAATCGAGGCGAACTTAACTAATGCATTAAGTCGCCAGAACATAAGAGTTGATGTTCCATGTCGTTTTACAATTGCTATTTCTACCGAAGCGGATAGCATGAATACGGCGGCAGAAAGACTTTTAGGATTATCATCTGAACAAATTCAAGAATTAGCAAAAGATATTCTATTTGGTCAATTACGTTTAGTAATTGCTACAATGACAATCGAAGAGATCAACTCTGATCGTGATAAGTTTCTTGACAATATTTCGAAAAATGTTGATAGTGAATTAAAGAAGATTGGTTTAAAATTAATCAACGTAAACGTTACTGACATTAAAGATGAATCAGGTTATATTGAAGCATTAGGAAAAGAAGCTGCCGCAAAAGCAATTAACGAAGCTAAAATTAGTGTTGCTGAACAAGAAAAAATAGGAGAAACAGGAAAGGCGCTTGCAGACAGAGAAAAAGACACTCAAATTGCAGAAACCCATAGAGATAGAGATGTTAAAATTGCAATTACACAAAAAGATAGAGAAATCAGTATTGCTACTGCTGCAAAAGACGAAACAATTGGTAAAGCAGAAGCCGAAAGAGATACAAGAGTAAAAACATCCGAAGCAAACGCAATTGCTATTGAGGGAGAAAATCAAGCAAGAATTGCTATTGCAAATTCTGAAGCACTTCGTAGAGAAAAAGAAGCAGAATCATTGCGTATCGCAATTACTGCAGAAAAGGTACAACAAGCAAAAGCGCTAGAAGAATCATACGTAGCAGAACAAATAGCCGAATTAGCACGTTCAGAAAGAGAACGCTCTACACAAATTGCAAATATTGTAGTTCCAGCTGAAATAGCTAAGCAAAGAGCAATTATTGAAGCACAAGCTGCTGCAGAAACAATAAGAGAAAATGCAAAAGGAGAAGCAGATGCTATTTTTGCAAAAATGGAAGCCGAAGCAAAAGGGCTTTTTGAAATTTTAACTAAACAAGCTGAAGGATATAAAGAAGTAGTTGCTGCGGCTGGTGGAGATCCAAGTAAGGCATTCCAATTACTTTTATTAGAGAAACTTCCGGAATTAGTAAGCATACAGGTTGAAGCTGTTAAAAACATTAAAATCGACAAAATTACTGTTTGGGATTCTGGTAGCGGACAAAATGAGAATGGGAATTCATCTACTGCAAACTTCGTTTCAGGAATGATGAAAACCGTTCCTCCTCTTAATGATTTATTTAATATGGCTGGATTAAACCTTCCAACCTATTTAAAAGGAACTGATAGCCCTGATGAACAGATTATCAAACAGCAGGAAGAGTAA